DNA from Longimicrobium sp.:
CCGCCAGGGGAAGATGGTGATCGTGGCGGACGACGAGGACCGCGAGAACGAGGGCGACCTGGTCTGCGCGGCGGCGCTCGTCACCCCCGAGATCATCAACTTCATGGCGACGCACGGGCGCGGGCTCATCTGCCTGGCGCTGCCGCCCGAGCGCGCCGACGAGCTGGACCTGCGCCCGATGACGGACGTGAACACCGAGGCGCTGGGGACGGCCTTCACCATCTCGGTGGACGCCGCGCCGCGCTTCGGGGTGACCACCGGGATCAGCGCCGCGGACCGGGCGACGACCATCCGCGTGTGCATGGACCCGGCGAGCGCGCCGTCGGACCTGCGCCGGCCCGGGCACGTCTTCCCCCTGCGCGCGCGGCCGGGCGGGGTGCTGCGGCGCGTGGGGCAGACCGAGGCGTCGGTGGACCTGTCGCGCTTCGCGGGGCTGCCGCCGGGCGGGGTGATCTGCGAGATCCTCAACGACGACGGCACCATGGCGCGCCGCCCCGAGCTGGAGGAGTTCGCCCGGCGGCACCAGCTGAAGTTCATCACCGTGGCGCAGATCGTGGCGTACCGGCTCAAGCGCGAGCGGCTGGTGCACCGTCAGGCCGAGGCGCGCATCCCCACGCCGCACGGCGAGTGGCGGATGATCGCCTACCACAACGACGTGGACCAGCACGAGCACGTGGCGCTGGTGAAGGGCGAGGTGGAGGGCGAAAAGGGCGTGCTGGTGCGGATGCACTCGGAGTGCCTGACCGGCGACGTGTTCCACTCGCTGCGCTGCGACTGCGGCGA
Protein-coding regions in this window:
- a CDS encoding bifunctional 3,4-dihydroxy-2-butanone-4-phosphate synthase/GTP cyclohydrolase II; the encoded protein is MPFDSVEAAIEDIRQGKMVIVADDEDRENEGDLVCAAALVTPEIINFMATHGRGLICLALPPERADELDLRPMTDVNTEALGTAFTISVDAAPRFGVTTGISAADRATTIRVCMDPASAPSDLRRPGHVFPLRARPGGVLRRVGQTEASVDLSRFAGLPPGGVICEILNDDGTMARRPELEEFARRHQLKFITVAQIVAYRLKRERLVHRQAEARIPTPHGEWRMIAYHNDVDQHEHVALVKGEVEGEKGVLVRMHSECLTGDVFHSLRCDCGEQLAAAMRAIEAEGRGAIVYLRQEGRGIGLVNKLRAYNLQDQGLDTVEANEKLGFRPDLRDYGIGAQILLDLGLSSIRILTNNPKKIVGIDGYGLSIEEQVPLGIRPNPHNDHYLRAKREKLGHLFPGGDEQAAD